A window of the Bacillus andreraoultii genome harbors these coding sequences:
- a CDS encoding saccharopine dehydrogenase family protein, translating to MRIGVLGSGLMGKEAARDLVESEAVEFVGLADIDFGRAKTVCDQIQSPKITPYQVNASDDKQLENFMGQFDCVINALFYLFNEQVAKTAIRVGVNSVDLGGHIGHITDRVLALKREAIKAAVTIIPDLGVAPGMINILSGFGVSKLDKVKEIKLYVGGIPVKPEPPLEYNHVFSMEGVLDHYTDPSFIIRNGKVMEIPSLSEIEPIYFEKFGPLEAFHTSGGTSTLSISYPHLETLEYKTIRYPGHAEKFKLLVDLKLTKRDYEVELDGKTINPRKVLLKVLDPIVELGEKDDVTLLRVIVAGEKDGTDVRYTYEMVTFKDREKNITAMARATAKTISVVAQFIANGTIAKKGVFPPEQIVPGEIYINEMKKRGVVITESIQQYN from the coding sequence GTGAGAATTGGGGTATTAGGTTCTGGATTAATGGGGAAAGAAGCAGCGCGTGATTTAGTTGAAAGTGAAGCTGTAGAATTCGTAGGCTTGGCTGACATTGACTTTGGTCGTGCGAAAACGGTGTGCGACCAAATCCAATCTCCGAAAATTACACCTTATCAAGTAAATGCCAGTGATGATAAACAATTAGAAAATTTTATGGGTCAATTTGATTGTGTGATTAACGCCCTTTTTTACTTATTTAACGAACAAGTAGCAAAAACAGCGATTCGCGTAGGTGTGAATTCTGTTGATTTAGGTGGACATATCGGTCATATTACAGATCGAGTTCTTGCATTAAAGAGAGAAGCAATAAAAGCAGCGGTGACAATTATTCCTGACTTAGGAGTTGCACCAGGAATGATTAATATATTATCAGGTTTTGGAGTTAGTAAACTTGATAAAGTAAAGGAGATAAAATTATATGTCGGTGGAATTCCTGTAAAACCAGAACCACCATTAGAATATAATCATGTTTTTTCAATGGAAGGTGTGCTCGATCACTATACAGACCCATCATTCATTATTCGAAATGGAAAAGTAATGGAAATACCGTCATTATCAGAAATTGAACCCATCTATTTTGAAAAGTTCGGTCCCTTAGAAGCTTTCCATACATCTGGCGGAACATCTACACTGTCTATATCGTATCCACATCTTGAAACATTAGAATATAAAACAATTCGTTATCCAGGTCATGCCGAGAAATTTAAGCTTTTGGTTGATTTAAAGTTAACAAAAAGAGACTATGAAGTAGAACTAGATGGAAAAACAATTAATCCACGAAAAGTGTTGTTAAAAGTTCTTGATCCCATCGTCGAATTGGGGGAAAAGGATGATGTCACATTATTGCGAGTTATTGTTGCAGGTGAAAAGGATGGTACGGATGTAAGGTACACTTATGAAATGGTTACGTTTAAAGATAGAGAGAAAAATATTACCGCAATGGCAAGAGCGACCGCAAAGACGATCTCTGTCGTTGCGCAATTCATTGCAAATGGAACAATTGCTAAAAAAGGAGTTTTTCCACCAGAACAAATTGTACCGGGGGAAATCTATATAAATGAAATGAAAAAACGCGGGGTAGTTATAACGGAGTCCATTCAACAATACAATTGA
- a CDS encoding aldehyde dehydrogenase family protein has protein sequence MADYFLNIHQLKNYIDGKWIEGKQFIPVINPATGKKIVNVPLSSEETVDYAVSSAKRAQKDWALVPAPKRAEIIYDVGTLLKERKETLARLLTMENGKILEEARGEVQEGIDMAFYMAGEGRRLFGQTTPAELKDKFAMSMRVPVGVVGIITPWNFPIAIATWKAFPAIVAGNAVVWKPATETPMMAYELAKIFEEAGLPPGVFNVVHGSGAVVGQRFVHHPDIRVISFTGSNETGRMIAGECGKQLKKVSLEMGGKNAVIVMDDADLELAADGIIWSAFGTSGQRCTACSRVIVHENVKEKLEERLLEKIATLSIGNGLDETIRVGPIINKASIEKIKSFIEIGKEEGAKLLTGGYELTGEQYKNGHFFAPTLFTNVTANMRIAQEEIFGPVVSIISVKNFTEAIEVNNSVTYGLSSSIFTHDVNQVFRATRDLDTGIVYVNAGTTGAEIHLPFGGTKGTGNGHRDSGIQALDVFTEWRAVYVDYSGKLQRAQLDVE, from the coding sequence TTGGCAGATTACTTTTTAAATATTCATCAATTAAAAAATTATATTGACGGGAAATGGATTGAAGGGAAACAATTTATTCCTGTTATCAACCCAGCAACTGGTAAAAAAATTGTTAACGTTCCGCTTTCTAGTGAAGAAACGGTAGATTATGCGGTTTCGAGTGCAAAAAGAGCACAGAAAGATTGGGCACTTGTCCCTGCACCAAAACGGGCAGAAATCATATATGATGTTGGAACATTATTAAAAGAACGAAAGGAAACGTTAGCAAGGCTTTTAACAATGGAAAATGGAAAAATTTTAGAGGAAGCAAGAGGAGAAGTTCAAGAAGGAATTGATATGGCCTTTTATATGGCAGGAGAAGGAAGAAGATTGTTTGGACAAACGACACCTGCTGAATTAAAAGATAAATTTGCAATGAGTATGCGTGTGCCTGTTGGCGTTGTTGGCATCATCACGCCATGGAATTTTCCAATTGCCATTGCAACATGGAAGGCTTTTCCCGCGATTGTTGCTGGTAACGCCGTTGTTTGGAAACCTGCGACAGAAACACCAATGATGGCTTATGAATTAGCGAAAATCTTTGAAGAAGCTGGTTTGCCACCCGGTGTTTTCAATGTTGTTCATGGCTCTGGAGCGGTTGTTGGACAGCGATTCGTTCATCATCCCGATATCCGAGTTATTTCATTTACCGGTTCTAATGAAACGGGACGGATGATTGCCGGTGAATGTGGGAAACAATTGAAAAAAGTTTCACTAGAAATGGGTGGGAAAAATGCAGTCATTGTAATGGATGACGCGGATCTCGAGCTTGCTGCAGACGGGATTATTTGGAGTGCATTTGGAACGAGTGGGCAACGTTGCACAGCTTGTAGTCGTGTGATTGTCCACGAAAATGTAAAAGAAAAATTAGAAGAACGTTTACTTGAAAAAATAGCGACATTAAGCATTGGTAATGGATTAGATGAGACTATTCGAGTTGGTCCAATCATTAACAAAGCAAGTATCGAAAAAATTAAATCTTTTATAGAAATAGGGAAAGAAGAAGGGGCAAAATTATTAACCGGTGGCTATGAATTAACTGGTGAACAGTATAAAAACGGTCATTTTTTTGCACCAACGCTCTTTACAAATGTTACTGCAAATATGCGAATTGCTCAGGAGGAAATATTTGGTCCCGTCGTTTCAATTATTTCAGTGAAAAATTTTACCGAAGCGATTGAAGTGAATAATAGTGTTACGTACGGTTTATCTAGCTCGATATTTACACATGATGTAAACCAAGTTTTTCGTGCCACTCGTGATTTAGATACCGGTATTGTTTATGTAAATGCTGGCACGACCGGTGCAGAGATTCATTTACCATTTGGTGGGACAAAAGGAACAGGGAATGGCCATCGTGATTCTGGAATTCAAGCACTCGATGTATTTACTGAATGGAGAGCTGTTTACGTGGATTATAGTGGCAAATTGCAACGAGCTCAACTTGATGTAGAATGA
- a CDS encoding IS110 family RNA-guided transposase, with protein sequence MKHVVALDVSMGKSTMVIYNQYRQCEVEKEIEHNRPSFEQLHKTLQTLTYQDGQPPEIVFEATGVYSKALERFFQDYDYTYCRINPLEANLQMASMRRQKTDKGDAHELAKSHFRVEREQTYQEDEYYQQMRGLTRYYDELDSEITHLYSRLHAILQLSFPELEQLFTKRSALFLNIVQLYPHPDEVLAHSKTVIRNRLKANTRKNLSLKRAEEKGIALLEAAKTSYPAISRDDVRCEQVKDYARRIVDLKERKEQLVKQMVELSNERTEYHVLLSFPGIGETTAVRIIGELGDIRRFKNHKQLNAYVGIDIMRYQSGNTHYKDKINKRGNNKLRKILFFMIKTMITLRQKTKNHLVEYYDKLKTQPLRKPHKVASIACVNKFLKVAFHLIAHNITYDYEAASTCS encoded by the coding sequence ATGAAACATGTTGTAGCCTTAGATGTGAGTATGGGAAAAAGTACAATGGTCATTTACAATCAGTATCGTCAATGTGAAGTAGAAAAAGAGATTGAACATAATCGTCCCTCTTTTGAACAACTTCATAAAACGCTTCAAACACTAACTTATCAAGATGGACAACCACCTGAAATTGTCTTTGAAGCAACCGGTGTATATTCCAAAGCATTGGAACGATTTTTTCAAGATTATGATTATACATATTGCCGTATTAACCCACTTGAAGCGAACTTACAAATGGCTTCGATGCGCCGCCAAAAAACAGATAAAGGCGATGCACATGAGCTAGCGAAATCGCACTTTCGAGTAGAACGTGAACAGACGTATCAAGAAGATGAATACTACCAACAGATGCGTGGGCTCACACGTTACTATGATGAGTTAGACAGTGAGATTACGCACTTATATAGCCGTTTACACGCTATCCTTCAATTGAGTTTTCCAGAATTGGAACAGCTATTTACGAAACGTTCTGCGCTGTTTTTGAATATCGTACAATTGTATCCACATCCTGATGAAGTGTTAGCCCATTCAAAAACGGTCATTCGCAATCGATTAAAGGCAAACACACGAAAAAATTTGTCTTTAAAACGAGCAGAAGAGAAAGGAATCGCCCTCCTTGAAGCCGCGAAAACTTCCTATCCAGCCATCTCAAGAGATGATGTACGTTGCGAACAAGTCAAAGATTACGCAAGACGCATCGTAGACTTAAAAGAGAGGAAAGAACAGCTTGTAAAGCAGATGGTTGAGCTTTCTAATGAGCGCACAGAATATCATGTACTTCTATCATTTCCAGGAATAGGGGAAACAACAGCTGTTCGAATCATTGGTGAGTTGGGTGATATCAGGCGTTTTAAAAATCATAAGCAGTTAAATGCCTATGTGGGGATTGATATTATGCGTTATCAGTCAGGTAATACCCATTATAAGGACAAGATTAATAAAAGGGGAAACAATAAACTACGAAAAATTTTATTCTTTATGATTAAAACGATGATTACACTACGCCAAAAAACAAAGAATCATCTGGTGGAGTATTACGACAAATTAAAAACGCAACCTCTGAGAAAGCCTCATAAAGTTGCGTCAATTGCTTGTGTGAATAAGTTCTTAAAAGTAGCATTTCACCTTATTGCACACAACATTACCTATGATTACGAAGCAGCATCCACCTGTTCGTAA
- a CDS encoding small acid-soluble spore protein P encodes MNKNDGTDIRKNSQKGQNQGSQPEPLSGSKKVKNRNHSRRNNNPGHGM; translated from the coding sequence ATGAACAAAAATGATGGCACAGATATTCGAAAAAATTCCCAAAAAGGACAGAACCAAGGATCACAACCAGAGCCTTTAAGCGGTTCAAAAAAAGTAAAAAACCGAAACCATTCCCGCCGAAATAACAATCCAGGTCACGGAATGTAA
- a CDS encoding bis(5'-nucleosyl)-tetraphosphatase yields the protein MKKEKSCGAIVFTEKEPHKVLLVNHENGGHWAFPKGHVEQNETETETALREIYEETGLTVQLDTNFRETITYSPANGITKDVVYFIGFAQTKTVKKQIEEVRDLAWVELEKAIEIVTFENDKAILKAAINYITKRDHRGF from the coding sequence ATGAAAAAAGAAAAATCTTGTGGAGCGATAGTGTTTACGGAAAAAGAACCACATAAAGTATTGTTAGTTAACCATGAAAACGGTGGGCATTGGGCATTTCCAAAAGGACATGTCGAACAAAATGAAACGGAAACAGAAACCGCTCTTCGCGAAATCTATGAGGAAACTGGATTAACTGTCCAATTAGATACGAATTTTCGAGAAACGATTACATATTCACCAGCGAATGGAATTACGAAAGATGTTGTTTATTTCATTGGCTTTGCTCAAACAAAAACAGTTAAGAAACAAATAGAAGAAGTTCGTGATCTCGCTTGGGTTGAGTTAGAAAAAGCGATAGAAATCGTTACTTTTGAAAATGATAAAGCGATTTTGAAAGCGGCGATTAATTACATAACGAAAAGAGATCATCGAGGTTTTTAA
- a CDS encoding GTP pyrophosphokinase has translation MEIENMNEEIIQYETMLNEWKNNLLMYKFALDEINTKLKIISEDYQFIHNHNPIEHMKSRIKTPKSIAKKLRRKGLDLTIENVIEHIHDIAGVRITCSFISDIYRLVDVISNQDDITVLKIKDYIKNPKPNGYKSLHLLVTVPVFLTTKTVNVKVEIQIRTIAMDFWASLEHKIYYKFEKDVPKHLLDQLKEAADVANRLDIKMERLKDEMEIYKALE, from the coding sequence ATGGAAATTGAAAATATGAATGAAGAAATCATCCAATATGAAACCATGTTAAATGAATGGAAAAATAATTTATTAATGTATAAATTTGCTCTTGATGAAATTAATACAAAACTGAAAATTATTAGTGAAGATTATCAGTTTATACACAATCATAATCCAATTGAACATATGAAGTCACGAATTAAAACGCCAAAAAGCATTGCGAAGAAACTGAGACGAAAAGGTCTTGATTTAACGATTGAAAATGTAATCGAACATATCCATGATATTGCAGGTGTACGAATTACATGTTCATTCATTTCTGATATTTATCGACTAGTTGACGTTATTAGTAACCAAGATGATATCACTGTACTAAAAATAAAAGACTATATAAAAAATCCGAAACCGAACGGCTATAAAAGTTTACATTTACTAGTTACGGTTCCTGTATTTCTTACAACAAAAACAGTAAATGTTAAAGTGGAAATACAAATCCGAACAATTGCAATGGATTTTTGGGCAAGCTTGGAGCATAAGATTTATTATAAATTTGAAAAGGATGTACCGAAACATTTATTAGATCAATTAAAAGAAGCAGCTGATGTTGCTAATCGGTTAGATATAAAAATGGAACGATTAAAAGATGAAATGGAAATATATAAAGCGTTGGAATAA
- a CDS encoding NUDIX hydrolase, with the protein MGYIEDLRKIIGKRPIILVGSVVILVNKKGEILLQERKYPKGYWGIPGGLMELGESTEETAKREVFEETNLINDQLNFINVYSGSEYFVTAQNGDEFYMVTIAYFTTDFHGELKVDPTESVSMQFFHPDQLPDQIVASHKVILNEYLDKR; encoded by the coding sequence GTGGGATACATTGAAGATTTACGGAAAATTATTGGGAAGAGGCCGATTATTTTAGTCGGTTCTGTCGTTATACTTGTTAATAAAAAGGGAGAAATACTTCTTCAAGAAAGAAAATACCCAAAAGGATATTGGGGAATTCCTGGTGGACTTATGGAACTTGGTGAATCAACAGAAGAAACGGCAAAGAGAGAAGTATTTGAAGAAACGAATCTTATTAATGATCAGTTAAATTTTATTAACGTTTATTCTGGTTCGGAGTACTTTGTTACTGCACAAAATGGCGATGAGTTTTATATGGTAACAATTGCCTACTTTACAACTGATTTCCACGGAGAGTTAAAGGTCGATCCGACAGAATCGGTGTCCATGCAATTCTTTCATCCGGATCAGTTGCCAGATCAAATTGTTGCCAGCCATAAAGTTATTTTAAATGAATATTTAGATAAGCGATAG
- a CDS encoding alpha/beta hydrolase family protein codes for MSSFEWFTRMENAIRNNLPELSAKFNAHEIQLKTNSTELHPSFSFYMEDDEIIYEFCVIQFDPVNQELYSYYYNDEYELHSKVLFSELEEITTFVYDAFVEFLSEFDEELENDHAYDWNEEDDYFDEDYSNELPYSDIEVSDENIEWITNDKHIEIEQNWGEHHYSIHLKLGVNIDTSDGLLYRSVLTENEEGEEIQETSFLSFKKEETSYLLDLLNSYVNHIGQEGLL; via the coding sequence ATGAGTAGCTTTGAATGGTTTACGAGAATGGAAAATGCAATACGAAATAATTTGCCAGAACTAAGTGCGAAGTTTAATGCGCATGAAATTCAATTAAAAACAAATTCGACTGAGTTACATCCGAGTTTTTCTTTCTATATGGAAGATGATGAAATAATTTATGAATTTTGTGTCATTCAATTTGATCCTGTAAATCAAGAATTATACTCTTATTACTATAATGATGAGTATGAACTTCATTCGAAGGTTCTTTTTTCAGAGTTGGAAGAAATTACGACATTTGTTTATGATGCGTTTGTAGAGTTTTTAAGTGAATTTGATGAAGAGTTGGAAAATGATCATGCTTATGATTGGAATGAAGAAGACGATTATTTTGATGAAGATTATTCGAACGAGTTGCCCTATAGCGATATCGAAGTAAGTGATGAGAATATTGAATGGATTACAAATGATAAACATATAGAAATTGAACAAAATTGGGGAGAACATCATTATTCAATTCATTTAAAATTAGGGGTGAATATAGATACTAGTGATGGTCTATTATACAGAAGTGTTTTAACAGAAAATGAAGAAGGAGAGGAAATTCAAGAAACAAGTTTTCTCTCCTTTAAAAAAGAGGAAACAAGTTATTTGCTTGATTTATTAAATAGTTATGTGAATCATATAGGTCAAGAAGGATTGTTGTAA
- a CDS encoding Hsp20/alpha crystallin family protein, giving the protein MNHQNGRDPFDSKAVEKWFDEFFLNPLTSYLDETVFRIDLYDSESAFIVEAILPNCKKENIDIIVNDSDLTIKVRQDDQPTQLKSRTVTFPIPINQMKMTAHFNQDLLEIKLYKNTKPNE; this is encoded by the coding sequence ATGAATCATCAAAATGGGAGAGACCCGTTTGATTCAAAAGCTGTGGAAAAATGGTTTGATGAATTTTTTCTCAACCCACTTACTTCCTATCTAGATGAAACTGTTTTTCGAATTGATTTATATGATTCAGAAAGTGCTTTTATTGTTGAAGCTATTCTTCCTAACTGTAAAAAAGAAAACATAGATATAATTGTTAACGATAGTGATTTGACGATAAAAGTAAGACAAGACGATCAACCAACTCAATTAAAAAGTAGAACGGTTACATTTCCGATACCAATTAACCAGATGAAAATGACCGCTCACTTTAATCAGGATCTTCTGGAAATTAAGTTGTATAAAAATACAAAACCGAACGAATAA
- a CDS encoding dipeptidase yields the protein MTVSFQQFLQAHRQEHLDQLKEFLKIPSISALSENKNDIVNAAEWLRKELSSIGLEHVEVMDTKGHPVVYGDWLHAKGKPTVLIYGHYDVQPVDPLNLWETPPFEPDVRDEKIYARGASDDKGQVFMHIKALEAIFQTEGKLPLNVKVIFEGEEEIGSPHLPLFLEEHKEMLQADVLVISDTDMLDKGKPSICYGLRGLTGLQIDIKGANTDLHSGSFGGGVQNPAHALVEILASFHDKEGRILVEGFYDKVAEISEEEKKAIHEVASDEEKIRQELEVPELFGEPGYNFYERTSYRPTLEINGIYSGFQGEGIKTVLPNEATAKITCRLVPDQNPTEIYDLLVKHIEKNKPKGVTVKITPFDQGSPFITPFDHPAIQSAGRACKKVYGTKVAYTRSGGSIPIVADFNQTLNIPVVLLGFALASENFHAPNEHFHLENFYKGMEALCNYWYDLAQSL from the coding sequence ATGACAGTATCATTCCAACAATTTTTACAAGCTCATCGACAAGAACATTTAGACCAACTAAAAGAGTTTTTAAAGATCCCTAGCATCAGTGCACTTTCGGAAAATAAAAATGATATCGTGAATGCAGCTGAGTGGCTACGTAAAGAATTGTCGAGTATTGGCCTTGAACATGTAGAAGTAATGGACACAAAAGGACATCCTGTTGTTTATGGTGATTGGCTCCATGCAAAAGGAAAACCAACAGTACTCATATACGGTCATTATGACGTTCAACCGGTTGACCCACTTAATTTATGGGAAACTCCTCCATTCGAACCAGATGTCCGAGATGAAAAGATTTATGCTCGTGGTGCAAGCGATGATAAAGGACAAGTATTTATGCATATTAAGGCTCTCGAAGCAATCTTTCAAACGGAAGGAAAACTTCCATTAAATGTAAAAGTGATCTTTGAAGGGGAAGAGGAAATTGGCAGTCCTCACTTACCATTATTTCTAGAAGAACATAAGGAAATGCTTCAAGCTGATGTCCTCGTAATTTCTGATACCGATATGCTTGATAAAGGTAAACCATCCATTTGCTACGGTTTACGTGGCTTGACCGGTTTACAAATCGATATTAAAGGTGCTAATACGGATCTTCATTCTGGTAGTTTTGGAGGTGGCGTACAAAATCCAGCCCATGCTCTTGTTGAAATTTTAGCTTCTTTCCACGATAAAGAAGGACGTATTCTTGTTGAAGGATTTTATGATAAAGTTGCGGAAATATCTGAAGAAGAAAAGAAAGCTATCCATGAAGTTGCCTCGGATGAAGAAAAAATTCGTCAAGAACTTGAAGTACCAGAATTATTTGGTGAACCGGGTTATAATTTTTACGAACGTACGTCTTATCGGCCAACATTAGAAATTAATGGGATATACAGTGGGTTCCAAGGTGAAGGAATAAAAACTGTTTTGCCAAATGAAGCAACAGCGAAAATCACTTGCCGTCTCGTACCTGACCAAAACCCAACAGAAATTTATGATTTACTTGTTAAACATATTGAAAAAAATAAGCCAAAAGGTGTTACGGTGAAAATAACACCTTTTGATCAAGGATCACCTTTTATTACACCGTTTGACCATCCTGCTATTCAATCAGCAGGTCGTGCTTGCAAGAAAGTATATGGGACAAAAGTTGCTTACACGAGAAGCGGTGGGTCCATTCCAATTGTTGCAGATTTCAATCAAACATTAAATATTCCTGTTGTTTTACTTGGTTTTGCTTTAGCAAGTGAAAATTTCCATGCACCGAACGAACATTTTCACTTAGAAAACTTTTATAAAGGGATGGAAGCTCTTTGCAACTACTGGTATGATCTTGCTCAATCATTATAA
- a CDS encoding S1C family serine protease: MEDFTNKKDETNETNRSSNDEKMNHENEEIHHIEEDVTTDTFSSKASPNDSVNENKKVETVLLSENMDEENKKQKKAKSMSKTLLSNVSVGVISSALTVALVSYFGFPVNGNDEDTITNETKAVQPASQDAVYTSTFTKTDQATISDIVEEISPTIVGVVNLQQMKSQFNLQSQNIETGSGSGVIFKKDRKYGYIITNNHVIEGANEIQVSLYNGDKVTADVVGADALTDLAVLKIDKKYVNEVASFGDSSKLRTGDEVIAIGNPLGLEFSRTVTQGIISATERSISVNTSAGQWEITAIQTDAAINPGNSGGALINSSGEVIGINSLKISQEGVEGLGFAIPSNDVIPIAEELIKNGQVKRAYLGIQMVDMSTIMQVYRQSMYGNLENGIIIANIEQGSPASKAGLKTNDVIVGIDGNEIQNITDLRKYLYGKVKPGDTVKIEYYRDGKKQTASVETTEN, from the coding sequence ATGGAAGACTTCACTAATAAAAAAGACGAAACAAATGAAACCAATCGATCTAGTAACGATGAGAAAATGAATCATGAGAACGAGGAAATCCATCATATAGAGGAGGATGTGACAACAGACACATTTTCATCAAAAGCCTCGCCAAATGACAGTGTTAACGAAAATAAGAAAGTAGAAACGGTTCTACTTTCTGAAAATATGGATGAAGAAAATAAGAAACAGAAAAAAGCAAAGTCGATGTCAAAAACATTATTATCAAATGTATCTGTTGGCGTCATCAGTTCAGCTCTTACAGTTGCACTTGTATCATATTTTGGATTTCCGGTAAATGGAAATGATGAAGATACTATAACGAATGAAACAAAGGCCGTTCAACCTGCGTCACAGGATGCGGTATATACAAGTACTTTTACGAAAACAGATCAAGCAACCATTTCCGACATTGTTGAGGAAATATCACCAACAATCGTAGGTGTTGTCAATTTACAACAAATGAAAAGTCAATTTAACTTACAATCACAAAATATTGAAACGGGATCTGGCTCTGGTGTTATTTTCAAAAAAGATCGTAAGTACGGATATATTATTACCAATAATCATGTCATTGAAGGAGCAAATGAAATTCAAGTATCACTCTATAATGGGGACAAAGTAACAGCAGATGTTGTCGGAGCAGATGCTCTAACAGATTTAGCCGTACTAAAAATCGATAAAAAATATGTAAATGAAGTAGCTAGCTTTGGCGATTCTAGTAAATTACGAACTGGTGACGAAGTAATTGCGATTGGTAACCCACTCGGTCTGGAATTTTCGAGAACAGTAACCCAAGGGATTATTAGTGCAACAGAACGGTCTATTTCTGTAAATACATCCGCCGGACAGTGGGAAATTACCGCAATTCAAACCGATGCTGCGATCAATCCTGGAAATAGTGGAGGGGCTTTAATTAACAGTAGTGGCGAGGTAATTGGGATTAATAGTTTAAAAATATCACAAGAAGGTGTAGAAGGATTAGGGTTTGCTATCCCGAGCAATGATGTGATTCCTATTGCGGAAGAATTAATAAAAAATGGTCAAGTGAAACGAGCTTATCTTGGAATCCAAATGGTAGATATGTCCACAATCATGCAAGTATACCGTCAAAGCATGTATGGTAATTTAGAAAACGGGATTATAATTGCAAATATCGAACAAGGGTCACCAGCTAGTAAAGCAGGCCTCAAAACGAACGATGTAATTGTCGGTATTGATGGAAATGAAATACAAAATATTACTGATTTACGAAAATATTTATATGGTAAAGTAAAACCAGGCGACACGGTGAAAATCGAATACTATCGCGATGGAAAAAAACAAACAGCTTCTGTTGAAACAACTGAAAATTAA
- a CDS encoding YceI family protein, whose amino-acid sequence MTKEKWVLDSAHSRVDFSVKHMMISKVRGTFHKFDASITADPTDLTTAEIEFTVDLDSIDTHNEDRDTHLKSVDFFNVDAYPKMTFRSKNIEKIGENEYNVTGDVTIRDVTRQETFKVEMVGLSKNPMTQAETVGFSVNGKINRTNYGLTWNAALETGGVLVGEDISITLDLEATKA is encoded by the coding sequence ATGACAAAAGAAAAGTGGGTATTAGACAGTGCACATAGTAGAGTTGATTTTTCAGTTAAACATATGATGATCTCAAAAGTAAGAGGTACATTTCATAAATTTGACGCTTCAATTACAGCTGACCCAACCGATTTAACAACAGCAGAAATCGAGTTTACTGTAGATTTGGATAGTATTGACACACATAATGAAGATCGTGATACACATTTAAAATCGGTCGACTTCTTCAATGTTGATGCTTATCCAAAAATGACTTTTCGTTCAAAAAACATTGAGAAAATAGGGGAAAATGAATATAATGTTACTGGTGATGTAACCATTCGTGATGTAACAAGACAAGAAACATTTAAAGTAGAAATGGTTGGGTTATCTAAAAATCCGATGACTCAAGCGGAAACTGTTGGTTTTTCAGTAAATGGTAAAATTAATCGAACAAATTATGGGTTAACTTGGAACGCTGCTTTAGAAACTGGTGGTGTACTTGTAGGAGAAGATATAAGTATTACACTTGACCTAGAAGCTACGAAGGCATAA
- the thiT gene encoding energy-coupled thiamine transporter ThiT, producing the protein MRSKQIQPMIETSIMAALALILDLLPSIQLGPWISISFAMVPIFLLSFRWGFHYGVLSGLLWGLLQVVTGDAYFLHWLQFLIEYFVAFACVGFSGLFMNIIQKKFNEGQRYAGLGFVILAMFVGSFARYIWHYIAGIVFWGSYAPKGQPAWLYSLVVNGSAWLGSFLFCSLVLVFVLTASSRVLTANRNNWINIS; encoded by the coding sequence ATGCGTTCAAAACAAATTCAACCAATGATTGAGACATCAATCATGGCAGCACTTGCTTTAATACTCGATTTGTTGCCATCGATTCAGTTGGGACCATGGATATCCATATCATTTGCTATGGTACCCATTTTCCTACTTTCATTTCGCTGGGGATTTCATTACGGCGTTCTCTCAGGACTTCTTTGGGGACTTTTACAAGTTGTCACAGGAGATGCTTACTTCCTTCATTGGTTACAATTTCTCATTGAATATTTTGTCGCCTTTGCATGTGTTGGGTTTTCAGGTCTTTTTATGAATATTATTCAAAAGAAATTTAATGAAGGACAACGCTATGCTGGACTAGGGTTTGTCATACTGGCAATGTTTGTTGGAAGTTTTGCAAGATATATTTGGCATTATATTGCAGGTATTGTATTTTGGGGAAGTTATGCACCTAAAGGACAACCAGCTTGGCTTTATTCACTCGTTGTTAATGGATCAGCTTGGCTTGGGTCATTCCTATTCTGCTCACTAGTTCTTGTATTTGTCCTGACTGCATCATCACGAGTTCTTACGGCCAATCGAAACAATTGGATTAATATTAGTTAA